A region of the Amycolatopsis sp. cg13 genome:
CGGGTCGCCGTCTCGGCGAGGCTCCATGTCCGGGAAGTCGCGGCGATCTGCCTCGACGCAGAGGCGGCCGTCGTGTGCGCCGACCCCGGACAAGCCGACCTGCTGCAGGCCGCGCTCCACGACGTTGGCGCCCGCACCGTCGTCGTGGGCCTGGATGCCGACCGTCCGCCCGCCCTTGGCGACGCGCAGACGACGGCACTGGTGCGCCCGCAAGACGACGACGTCGCAATGCTGATGTACAGCTCCGGCACGACCGGCGCGCCGAAAGCGGCTGTGGTCACGCAAGGCGCCTGGGTAGCGCGAACCCGGCACTCGCTCGCGTGTCTGCCTCCCGTGACGGAAGCGGACACGGTGATCCTCGCAGCCCCGGCGGCCCATTTCGCCGGATCGGTCGCGCTCGACTGCTTCGTCCAAGGCGCCCGGACGGTGATCGAGCGGCGATTCGACGCCGGAGCCGTCCTCGACCAGATCGACCGGTACGAGGGAACGATCGTGCCGCTCGTGCCAGTCCTGTTGGCCCGCCTCGTCGATGCGGCGGCCGGTCGGCCCGCCAGCGGACGGCACATCCGCTGCCTCCCATACGGCGGCTCCTCCGTGAGCACCGACGTATTGGTCCGCGCGTCCCGCCGATTCCCGGGCGTGCTCACCCAGTTCTACGGGCTCGCCGAAGCCCTCGCACCGCTTTCCGTGCTGACACCGGCCGATCACGACGGCTCGGATTCGAGCCGCCTCACGTCAGCCGGAAGGTTCGTCGACGGTATCGAGCACCGCGTCGATGACGGCGTCCTCGCAGTGCGGGGCAGCGTCGTCATGCCGGGCTACTGGCGGCGGCCTGACCTCGACGCGAAGGTGCTGTCCGACGGCTGGTTCGCCACCGGCGACCTGGCTCGCGTCGATGCCGACGGTTATCTGCACCTGACCGGGCGCAGTTCGGACGTCATCGTCTCCGGCGGGTACAACATCCAGCCGCGGGAAGTGGAACAGGTCATCGAGCGGGTCCCCGGCGTGGCCGACGTCGCCGTGGCAGGCGTGCCGGATCCCGAGTGGGGCGAGGCGGTGCACGCGTTCGTGGTCGTCGGCGACGACGCCCTGCGGGACCCGGGAACCCTGGCGACGACCCTGCGCGACGCGTGCGCGGGCGCCATCGCCTCGTACAAGAAGCCGCGGCACGTCCACGTGCGAAACAGCTTGCCGCGCAACCACTACGGCAAGCTCGACCGGCGGGCCCTGCGTGCTTCCGTCGCGCCCGAGCCGCCGACGAAGGAGGCAGACGCATGACCCAGGCGCTCGAAGGGATCCGCATCCTCGACTTCACGCAGATGATGCTCGGCCCGTACGGGACGCAGATGCTCGCCGACCTCGGCGCGGACGTCATCAAGGTGGAGCGTCCCGAGGGGGAGTGGGAACGCTCGCTGGAGATGATGGGCGGCCTGGTCGCCGGGGAGTCGGCCGCGTATCTCGCGATGAACCGCAACAAACGGTCGCTCGCACTGGATCTCAAGGACCCCGCCGCGCGAGACGCCCTGCTGCGCCTCGCGGCGACGTGCGATGTCGTGGTGGAGAACTTCCGTCCCGGGGTCATGGACAAACTGGGCTTGGGCTACGACGACATCCGCGCGGTGCGGCCCGATGTCGTCTACTGCTCCGGGTCGGGCTGGGGACAGGACACACCATTCGCCCGCGAGCGCCGCCCCGGACAGGACCTCCTCATCCAGGCGATGTCCGGACTGGCGGCAGCCACCGGACGGCGCGGCGACCCGCCGACGCCCGCGGGGACGGCGATCGTCGACCACGCCACCGCGCTCACTCTCGCGAACGGCATTCTCGCGGCGCTCGTCGCGCGGGAACGGCACGGGATCGGACAGCGCGTCGAAGTCGACCTCTACTCGACCGCAATCGCCATGCAGTGCCAGGAGATTTCCGCTTTCCTCAACCAAGACGGCAGCTACGACCGGTCCGAGGAAGGCATCGGCCAGGCGTGGCTGTCGGCTCCGTTCGGCGTCTACGCGGCACAGGACGGCTGGATCGCGCTGGCGATGGCCCCGCTGGACGTCGTCGCGGACGTAGCGGGCGACCCGTCGCTCGCCGATCTCGATCCCTGGGCGGACCGGGACGAGGTCAAGCGTCGCCTGGAATCGCTCGTGCGCCAGGAGCCCGCAGCACATTGGGTCCAAACTCTGGGCGCCGCAGGACTCTGGGCGGCGCGCGTGCGGACCACCGAGGAGGCCGTCGCCGAGCTGAAGGAACAGGATTCGGACCTGCTGATCACCACCGAGGGCCCCGACGGTTCCCCGATCTCGCTGATCGGCTGCCCGGTCACCCTCAGCGAGACGCCCTGGCAGCTCCGCTCGGCGCCGCCGCGGGCGGGCGAGCACACCGCGGAGGTGCTGCGCGAGGTGCTCACCGAAGAAGAGATCGCCCGCTTCACGACGCCCGCTGCGAGGAGTGCCGCCCATGACTGACGCCCACCCCAACCTGGTCGTGCGAGACGAGGGCGCGGTCCGGATCCTGCGGATCGACCGGGAGGACAAGCTCGGCGCCTTCTCCGGTTCGCTGATCGCCGCTCTGGGGAACGAGATCACGGCCCTGCGCAACGACGCAGCCGTGCGCGCCGTCATCCTCACCGGCACCGGGCGGGGCTTCGTGGCGGGCGCGGACATCGGCGAGTACGGCACTTCCTCGCGCGCCGAATTCGAGGCATACCAACGACGTTCGCGGATGGTCTTCGACGCGCTCAGCGCACTGCCGCAGCCGACCGTCGCGGCAGTCAACGGCTACGCGTTCGGCGGCGGCTTCGAGATCGCCCTCTGCTGCGACGTCATCCTCTGCTCGGAAACCGCCCGCTTCGGCCTGCCGGAAATCAAACTCGGCCTCATCCCCGGCGGAGGCGGTCCGCAACGGCTGGCCCGCCAGGTCGGCCCGAGGTGGACGAAGGAGCTGGTCCTGACCGGACGCACCGTTTACCCCGACGAGGCGCTCGCGCGCGGGGTCGTCGCGAAGGTCGTCGCATCGGACCGCTTGCCCGCGGAGGCGCTGGAACTGGCTACCACGTTCGCTCTCCTGCCCGCCGAGGCCGCCCGGGCGGCGAAGCAACGCATCGACGAGGGAGCGGAGCAGGATCTGGCGACGGCGCTCGGCGACGACCAAGCGGCGCTGGGCAGGTTGTTCGACACGCCCGACGCGAAGGAGGGCATCGACGCGTTCATCCAGAAACGCCCGCCCGCGTTCGGCCGTCTCTGACCTCGGCGGGCTGATCAGCGCCACAGGCCTGCCGCGGCGCGGGCGTAGTCGGCGAAGGAGACCGGCGGCCGGCCGGTGATCCGCTGGACGTCGTCGGTCACGTCGGCGGCGCAGTCGTTGCGGATGCCTTCGTACATGGCGGCGTAGAAGTCGGCGACCTGACCGGGAGTGCCCCCGCCGAGCAGGGCTTCGCGGAACTCGGCCGGGTCCATGGCCTGGTACCGCACCGTTTTCCCCGCCGCGTCGCCCACGATTGCGGCCATGTCCGAAAAGGACAGTGAATGGGGCCCGGTCAGGGAGCAGGTCTGGTGCTGGTGCCCGCCCTGGGTCAGCGCGGCCGCGGCGACGGCGGCGATGTCCTCGACGGAGATCGGCGCCACCCGGCCGTCGCCCGCGGGAACCGAGACGACCCCGGTGCGGATGCCCTGGAGGATCGCGGGGTGCTCGGAGAAGTTCTCGGCGAAGACGTTGGGACGCAGGATCGTCGCGGGCACCGGCCCGGTTTCGAGGAATCGCTCGACTCCGTGCGCCGCGAATCCGCCCGCGGACAGCTGCGCCGCCATGTTCGACAGGTGGACCACCCGGCGAACCCCGGCGGCCTTGGCGTCGTCCAGCAGCGCCGCGACCTCCGCCGTGGGGTCGGGGCTGATCGGGAACCACTGGTAGATCGCGTCCACGCCGTCCAGCGCGGGCCGGTAGGTCGCCGGGTCCTCCCAGTCGAGGCGGACCGGCGTCACCGGACCCGCCGGGCTCCCCGGGGTCCGGCTCGCCGCCCGGATCTCGTGCCCCTGCTCGGCCAGCAAGGACACCACGCGGCGCCCGGTGCGTCCGGTCGCGCCGAGGACAAGAACTGTGGCGGGCACGCGTTCCTCGCAAGGTAGGGTCGAAACGGCAACGACATCACCGTAGGAATGGGTCACCGACACGCGCCATGACAGCTCTCGACAGATTCATGTCCGATCGGCGCCACGGCGGAGCGAATCGGGCATGGCGGTGAAAGCGGTCGGCCGTGAACGCGACCACGTGGCCGAGGTCGTGGGCGACATCGTCGCCGCCCTCCGGCGCGGAGGCGTCGTCTACGGCCGGGCGCTGCTGCGCGCCCCCTGGGGCATCGCGTTCGAG
Encoded here:
- a CDS encoding enoyl-CoA hydratase/isomerase family protein, whose product is MTDAHPNLVVRDEGAVRILRIDREDKLGAFSGSLIAALGNEITALRNDAAVRAVILTGTGRGFVAGADIGEYGTSSRAEFEAYQRRSRMVFDALSALPQPTVAAVNGYAFGGGFEIALCCDVILCSETARFGLPEIKLGLIPGGGGPQRLARQVGPRWTKELVLTGRTVYPDEALARGVVAKVVASDRLPAEALELATTFALLPAEAARAAKQRIDEGAEQDLATALGDDQAALGRLFDTPDAKEGIDAFIQKRPPAFGRL
- a CDS encoding NmrA family NAD(P)-binding protein produces the protein MPATVLVLGATGRTGRRVVSLLAEQGHEIRAASRTPGSPAGPVTPVRLDWEDPATYRPALDGVDAIYQWFPISPDPTAEVAALLDDAKAAGVRRVVHLSNMAAQLSAGGFAAHGVERFLETGPVPATILRPNVFAENFSEHPAILQGIRTGVVSVPAGDGRVAPISVEDIAAVAAAALTQGGHQHQTCSLTGPHSLSFSDMAAIVGDAAGKTVRYQAMDPAEFREALLGGGTPGQVADFYAAMYEGIRNDCAADVTDDVQRITGRPPVSFADYARAAAGLWR
- a CDS encoding CaiB/BaiF CoA transferase family protein, which translates into the protein MTQALEGIRILDFTQMMLGPYGTQMLADLGADVIKVERPEGEWERSLEMMGGLVAGESAAYLAMNRNKRSLALDLKDPAARDALLRLAATCDVVVENFRPGVMDKLGLGYDDIRAVRPDVVYCSGSGWGQDTPFARERRPGQDLLIQAMSGLAAATGRRGDPPTPAGTAIVDHATALTLANGILAALVARERHGIGQRVEVDLYSTAIAMQCQEISAFLNQDGSYDRSEEGIGQAWLSAPFGVYAAQDGWIALAMAPLDVVADVAGDPSLADLDPWADRDEVKRRLESLVRQEPAAHWVQTLGAAGLWAARVRTTEEAVAELKEQDSDLLITTEGPDGSPISLIGCPVTLSETPWQLRSAPPRAGEHTAEVLREVLTEEEIARFTTPAARSAAHD
- a CDS encoding class I adenylate-forming enzyme family protein, whose protein sequence is MSADTLPELLEHTYEAHGAAPALLHDGSWLTFAETARLARGIHALLLEYGAAQGDRVVVHLENGVATRLLDQALLGFGLVRVAVSARLHVREVAAICLDAEAAVVCADPGQADLLQAALHDVGARTVVVGLDADRPPALGDAQTTALVRPQDDDVAMLMYSSGTTGAPKAAVVTQGAWVARTRHSLACLPPVTEADTVILAAPAAHFAGSVALDCFVQGARTVIERRFDAGAVLDQIDRYEGTIVPLVPVLLARLVDAAAGRPASGRHIRCLPYGGSSVSTDVLVRASRRFPGVLTQFYGLAEALAPLSVLTPADHDGSDSSRLTSAGRFVDGIEHRVDDGVLAVRGSVVMPGYWRRPDLDAKVLSDGWFATGDLARVDADGYLHLTGRSSDVIVSGGYNIQPREVEQVIERVPGVADVAVAGVPDPEWGEAVHAFVVVGDDALRDPGTLATTLRDACAGAIASYKKPRHVHVRNSLPRNHYGKLDRRALRASVAPEPPTKEADA